The following are encoded together in the Anaerolineae bacterium genome:
- a CDS encoding DegT/DnrJ/EryC1/StrS family aminotransferase: MDKLAIHGGTPVRTEPFPRWPVWGKEEEQALLEVLHSGRWGIGGDKIAEFEAAFARFQDARYGVCVTNGTAALEIALRAAGVGPGDEVVIPPYTFVATATACLALGALPVFADIDPETYNLSPEAAEAQITERTRAIIAVHIGGCPADLDALSALARRHGLVLIEDAAQAHAASWRGRRVGAIGDMGTFSFQSSKNLNAGEGGIILTDNAELAERCWSIHNVGRVREGAWYQHENWGGNYRMSQWQAAILLAQMTRLEEQSARREENARYLSQKLAEIGLRPLARDPRVTQHAWHLFIFRYDARLARGAKREAFIEAMKAEGIPCAPGYVPLYATNAVRRGTADNLRWVGRDLGEIERLHRPCPVAERACYEEAVWLGQNMLLGTRADMDSIVEAAAKVLRLLEPEQVSKGA; this comes from the coding sequence ATGGACAAGCTGGCAATTCACGGTGGCACTCCCGTCCGCACCGAGCCCTTCCCTCGCTGGCCGGTGTGGGGGAAGGAAGAGGAGCAAGCGCTATTGGAGGTGTTACATTCGGGCCGATGGGGGATCGGCGGTGACAAAATCGCTGAGTTCGAGGCGGCTTTCGCCAGGTTTCAAGATGCCCGCTATGGCGTGTGCGTGACCAATGGCACAGCGGCCCTGGAGATTGCGCTGCGCGCTGCGGGCGTGGGGCCAGGTGACGAGGTAGTCATTCCGCCTTACACTTTCGTGGCCACTGCGACCGCCTGTCTGGCCCTGGGGGCGTTGCCTGTCTTTGCTGACATTGACCCGGAGACGTACAACCTCTCGCCTGAGGCGGCCGAGGCACAGATCACCGAACGCACCAGAGCGATCATCGCCGTCCACATTGGCGGCTGTCCGGCGGATCTAGACGCTTTGTCTGCGCTGGCGCGTCGCCACGGACTCGTTCTGATCGAAGACGCCGCCCAGGCGCATGCTGCCTCCTGGCGTGGCCGGCGCGTTGGAGCCATTGGCGATATGGGCACCTTCAGCTTCCAATCTAGCAAGAATCTGAACGCCGGCGAGGGAGGAATCATCCTCACCGACAATGCCGAGTTAGCCGAGCGCTGTTGGTCTATTCACAATGTGGGACGGGTCCGCGAGGGGGCGTGGTATCAGCACGAGAATTGGGGCGGCAATTATCGGATGTCGCAGTGGCAGGCGGCGATCTTGCTGGCCCAGATGACACGCCTGGAGGAGCAGAGCGCTCGCCGGGAGGAGAACGCCCGCTATCTGAGCCAAAAGTTGGCCGAGATCGGACTTCGCCCGCTCGCCCGTGATCCTCGGGTTACTCAGCACGCGTGGCATCTTTTCATCTTCCGCTACGACGCTCGTCTAGCCCGCGGCGCCAAACGTGAGGCCTTTATCGAGGCGATGAAGGCGGAAGGCATCCCTTGTGCGCCCGGATATGTGCCGCTGTATGCTACCAACGCGGTGCGCCGCGGCACTGCAGATAACCTGCGCTGGGTTGGGCGGGATCTCGGCGAGATCGAGCGGCTGCATCGCCCCTGCCCGGTAGCGGAGCGAGCCTGTTATGAGGAAGCGGTGTGGCTGGGACAGAATATGCTACTGGGCACCCGGGCTGACATGGACAGCATCGTAGAGGCTGCCGCAAAAGTATTGCGGCTGCTAGAGCCAGAACAGGTGTCCAAGGGCGCTTAA
- a CDS encoding NAD-dependent epimerase/dehydratase family protein, which yields MDYLSFYAGKRVLITGGLGFIGSNLGRRLVDLGAQVLLVDSLIPDYGGNWFNIAGYEDRLRVNIADVRDPYSMRALVQGQDVLFNLAGQVSHLDSMRDPFTDLEINARSQLSILEACRHENPDIKIVYAGTRQQYGKPDYLPLDEHHLQHPMDINGVNKLAGEWYHIVYHTAYGLHTTSLRLTNTYGPRQLMKHNRQGFIAWFIRLAVEGKEIEIYGDGRQRRDLCYVDDVVDAFLRVGACPETDGQVYNLGGLEPISLLDLARMIIEIAGQGSIRLVPWPEERKRIDIGDVYSSYARIEAALGWRPTVPLREGLARTIAYYQEHWRHYW from the coding sequence ATGGACTATTTGAGCTTCTACGCTGGAAAACGGGTGTTGATCACCGGCGGGCTGGGCTTCATTGGCTCAAACTTAGGCCGGCGGCTGGTGGATCTGGGCGCGCAAGTGTTGCTGGTGGATTCGTTGATCCCTGACTACGGCGGCAACTGGTTCAATATCGCCGGCTACGAGGATCGCCTGCGCGTCAACATTGCCGACGTACGAGACCCTTACTCAATGCGCGCGCTCGTGCAAGGGCAGGATGTCCTCTTCAACCTGGCAGGCCAGGTCAGCCATCTGGACTCGATGCGGGACCCCTTCACGGACCTGGAGATCAACGCCCGCAGTCAATTGTCCATCCTAGAGGCATGTCGGCACGAGAATCCCGACATCAAAATCGTTTACGCTGGGACCCGCCAGCAATATGGCAAACCGGACTATCTCCCGTTAGATGAGCATCATCTGCAGCACCCGATGGATATCAATGGGGTCAACAAGCTGGCCGGCGAGTGGTACCATATCGTTTACCACACCGCCTATGGTTTGCATACCACCTCACTTCGCCTCACCAACACCTACGGCCCGCGCCAACTGATGAAACACAATCGGCAGGGGTTCATCGCCTGGTTCATCCGGTTGGCAGTAGAGGGTAAGGAGATCGAGATCTATGGCGATGGCCGACAGCGCCGGGATCTATGTTACGTGGACGACGTGGTAGACGCCTTCCTGCGTGTAGGGGCCTGTCCAGAGACGGACGGGCAGGTGTACAACCTGGGTGGGCTTGAGCCCATCAGCCTATTAGATCTGGCCCGCATGATCATCGAGATCGCCGGACAAGGCTCCATTCGCCTGGTGCCCTGGCCGGAGGAGCGCAAGCGCATTGATATCGGCGACGTCTATTCTAGCTATGCGCGCATTGAGGCAGCGCTAGGCTGGCGGCCGACTGTTCCCTTGCGGGAGGGGTTGGCGCGGACGATCGCGTATTACCAGGAGCATTGGCGACACTATTGGTAA
- a CDS encoding DUF2079 domain-containing protein, translating into MVERSDRKPSAGFEPVSGQRWAVIVLWGLILAYTAGFSVLSIRPHLALKTHMADLGQMDLAIWNTAHGRFVQEIKGEQISTRLTDHVEPIFALVSLVFWVWDDVRALLVLQSAVIALGAWPVYQMARARLRALVAERWVSAAGIAFALVYLLFPALEAANLAEFHAAPLAVLPILLALWYTEQGRWVRFTVASLVVAAVKEEMALLSFLLGVWAMMRAGGRWAGLVVACISLAWFGVAVFVIIPAHAAPVYGEAQSVYFQRYGALGDSATDIARSLITKPALVWAIITEPARLRYLGGLLASVGGLALLGPELLLLSAPILAANLLSAYPAQYSGELHYSAPLVPYFVVAAIVGTARAVQGLSRRWQPALALGLVLGWLLLWSVGYHRVKGWTPLGGEFRWPEITEHHRLAERFFRQIPSDAPVSVTTALYPHLSHRERIYKFPALGDAAYVLLEVNGTTDMHPADLRRRFDELLASRRFCIRDAADGYVLLGPPAQTCASQLPDEFFSFARGRQSPTYPTFVDFAGLLTFRGYDIVDDGKRRLTQARTYWEALQPLPEGLSLWPFFVTADGHVAEDPSQRPPVATLWYPPERWRPGEIIVVETVPWFLPDRWALAVAVYRRSSGTSSQPNRVRLPVVSSYGARVFEGTWAVFPPFVREGRRLRLLTESDWPARWKGDHALSVGTAIELAGARVPPQAKVGEPLLFDLLWRVVEPIGRDYTVFVHLRDGEGQTVAQADATPAWFGPAPTTGWQTGWQPDAHRLELPADLPTGEYTLVIGLYDPVTGERLPVRDVAGGDAGNEIRLATVRIQESW; encoded by the coding sequence ATGGTTGAGCGATCGGATCGGAAACCAAGTGCCGGTTTTGAACCGGTGTCTGGCCAGAGATGGGCGGTGATCGTCCTTTGGGGCTTAATCCTGGCCTACACCGCGGGCTTTTCCGTTCTCTCCATCCGCCCGCATCTGGCGCTGAAGACGCACATGGCTGATCTCGGGCAGATGGACCTAGCTATCTGGAACACAGCCCATGGCCGCTTCGTCCAAGAGATCAAGGGTGAGCAGATCAGCACACGCCTAACCGATCACGTGGAGCCGATCTTCGCGCTTGTCTCGTTGGTCTTCTGGGTATGGGACGACGTGCGAGCGCTGCTGGTACTGCAGTCGGCTGTGATTGCACTGGGCGCGTGGCCGGTTTACCAGATGGCGCGAGCACGGCTGCGAGCTCTTGTGGCTGAGCGCTGGGTGAGCGCAGCGGGGATCGCCTTCGCGCTCGTCTATCTCCTGTTCCCGGCTCTTGAGGCGGCTAATTTGGCCGAATTTCACGCGGCCCCGTTGGCTGTGTTGCCTATTTTGCTGGCGTTGTGGTATACGGAGCAGGGTAGGTGGGTACGGTTTACGGTCGCCTCCCTTGTAGTTGCTGCCGTCAAGGAGGAGATGGCCCTGCTCAGCTTTCTGCTGGGAGTATGGGCTATGATGCGGGCAGGCGGGCGTTGGGCGGGTTTGGTGGTGGCGTGTATCTCGCTCGCCTGGTTTGGCGTGGCCGTCTTCGTTATCATCCCGGCACATGCGGCTCCTGTCTACGGCGAGGCACAGTCAGTCTACTTTCAGCGCTACGGCGCGCTAGGTGATTCGGCGACGGACATCGCTCGCAGCCTGATTACCAAGCCGGCGCTGGTATGGGCGATCATCACCGAGCCAGCGCGGCTTCGCTACCTAGGCGGGCTGCTGGCCTCAGTGGGTGGGCTGGCGCTCCTAGGGCCCGAGCTGCTGCTCCTCTCCGCGCCGATCCTGGCGGCCAACTTGCTCAGCGCCTATCCGGCCCAATACTCGGGCGAACTGCATTACTCAGCGCCGCTCGTCCCCTATTTCGTCGTCGCTGCCATCGTCGGCACAGCGCGGGCGGTCCAAGGACTTAGCCGGCGTTGGCAGCCAGCGTTAGCCTTGGGGCTGGTGTTAGGATGGCTATTGCTCTGGAGCGTAGGATATCATCGAGTGAAAGGTTGGACACCGCTGGGGGGGGAGTTTCGCTGGCCTGAGATCACGGAGCACCACCGCCTGGCGGAGCGTTTCTTTCGTCAGATCCCCAGTGATGCGCCGGTTAGCGTTACCACCGCGTTATATCCACACCTCAGCCATCGGGAGCGCATTTACAAGTTCCCAGCACTGGGCGACGCAGCTTACGTGTTGCTGGAGGTGAACGGCACGACTGACATGCATCCGGCCGATTTACGTCGCCGCTTTGATGAACTGCTGGCGAGTCGGCGTTTCTGTATCCGAGATGCCGCCGATGGCTATGTGCTTTTAGGGCCGCCCGCCCAGACGTGTGCCAGCCAGCTTCCCGATGAGTTTTTCTCCTTCGCACGAGGGAGGCAATCACCGACTTATCCTACCTTCGTAGATTTCGCTGGTCTGCTCACCTTTCGCGGCTATGACATCGTCGATGACGGCAAACGGCGGCTGACCCAGGCGCGGACGTATTGGGAAGCCCTTCAGCCGCTGCCTGAAGGTCTCAGCCTATGGCCGTTCTTCGTGACCGCTGATGGCCATGTAGCTGAGGATCCGTCCCAGCGCCCGCCCGTGGCGACGCTCTGGTATCCACCGGAGCGCTGGCGGCCGGGGGAGATCATCGTCGTGGAGACGGTGCCGTGGTTCCTGCCGGATCGGTGGGCCTTGGCTGTGGCGGTGTACAGGCGCTCTAGCGGAACGTCTTCCCAGCCTAACAGGGTGCGCTTGCCCGTGGTTAGCTCCTATGGGGCTCGCGTGTTCGAGGGGACGTGGGCCGTCTTTCCGCCATTCGTTCGGGAGGGACGGCGATTGCGCCTCCTAACCGAATCGGATTGGCCGGCACGCTGGAAGGGGGATCATGCTCTTTCCGTAGGGACGGCGATTGAGCTCGCCGGTGCTCGCGTGCCGCCGCAGGCGAAGGTGGGTGAGCCATTGCTGTTCGATCTACTCTGGCGTGTTGTGGAGCCTATTGGACGAGACTATACCGTGTTCGTACATCTACGAGACGGCGAGGGACAGACCGTGGCGCAGGCGGATGCGACTCCAGCTTGGTTCGGTCCGGCGCCCACCACCGGCTGGCAGACGGGATGGCAGCCGGACGCTCACCGGTTGGAATTGCCAGCCGACCTGCCGACAGGCGAGTATACACTCGTGATCGGGCTGTACGATCCAGTCACGGGCGAGCGACTGCCGGTTCGGGACGTGGCCGGAGGCGATGCAGGAAACGAGATCCGCTTGGCTACAGTGCGGATCCAGGAGAGTTGGTGA
- a CDS encoding flippase-like domain-containing protein, with protein sequence MDDRPWATNGRRRARGESDRRGFRWRNLVSALALLLGMGFIAALLHGQWSALQAYSWRLSPGWFLLGFPPLALSWALEIALWRTCLCNLGGRLTYRQAGMIWFLSNLVRYIPGNVWQFVGMAALAGEEDVPAEATLTSVVVHQALSATSVVTLAAVYFAWAGHIEMLRLTIPLAVMVGALLVAIRPRWMERGLNLVLRLLRRPPLRVTLTTRQIIQMLPGYWASWALAGLGFAAVVRALTPLSWVLTPHLAMAFVLAYFIGYISLLTPSGLGVREGAMMWLLSGFLTAPIPVVASLVGRIWLTMGEVMGAGMALLLWHRRRSTRSRRELVGASAVVEAAPDG encoded by the coding sequence ATGGACGATAGACCATGGGCAACGAACGGCAGAAGAAGGGCAAGGGGCGAAAGTGATCGTCGTGGATTCCGTTGGCGTAACCTTGTCTCAGCGCTGGCGTTGCTGCTGGGGATGGGGTTTATCGCTGCGTTGTTGCACGGGCAGTGGTCGGCGCTACAAGCTTATTCATGGCGTTTGTCGCCCGGCTGGTTTCTGTTGGGATTTCCGCCGCTGGCATTGAGCTGGGCGTTGGAGATCGCGTTGTGGCGTACCTGCCTGTGCAACCTGGGAGGCCGGCTGACGTACCGGCAGGCGGGGATGATCTGGTTCCTGTCCAACTTGGTGCGATATATCCCCGGCAACGTTTGGCAATTCGTTGGCATGGCCGCCCTAGCTGGGGAAGAGGACGTGCCGGCTGAGGCAACGTTAACCAGCGTGGTTGTGCACCAGGCGCTCTCGGCTACATCCGTGGTGACGCTGGCAGCGGTTTACTTCGCATGGGCTGGCCATATTGAGATGTTACGGCTGACGATCCCTTTGGCGGTGATGGTCGGGGCGCTGTTGGTGGCGATACGGCCGCGATGGATGGAGCGAGGGCTCAACCTGGTCCTACGTCTCCTGCGCCGTCCACCGCTGCGCGTGACCCTGACCACCCGGCAGATCATACAGATGCTTCCGGGCTATTGGGCGTCCTGGGCTTTGGCCGGGCTGGGATTCGCCGCGGTAGTGCGAGCGCTGACGCCCTTGTCCTGGGTGCTGACGCCGCACCTGGCGATGGCATTCGTCCTTGCGTACTTCATCGGCTACATTAGCCTGCTGACACCTAGCGGGCTGGGGGTGCGCGAGGGGGCGATGATGTGGCTGCTCAGCGGTTTTCTCACCGCGCCGATCCCTGTAGTCGCCTCGCTGGTGGGCCGGATCTGGTTGACCATGGGCGAGGTCATGGGCGCGGGCATGGCTTTGCTACTATGGCACAGGCGACGCTCCACGCGCTCGCGGCGAGAGCTCGTGGGCGCGTCGGCAGTGGTCGAGGCGGCACCGGATGGTTGA
- a CDS encoding glycosyltransferase translates to MHIGVLTHNYPRFPGDFSGIFVEALCQEWARQGHQVTVLAPYDPAYQRPLDGPVRLHLYRYVWPDRLHRLGYMRTMRSDLALRLEAYLLSPALFAAGIAVVSCWARRERPDVLHAHWVLPNGFIGAMVGRWLGIPLVVSIPGSDARVAGQNPWFRAMARLAFRQAALLTANSVELRDAAIALGADPGKFDLILYGTDPEVLRPSLAGVAELRARLDIPGQAVVLLAVGRMVPKKGFDVLLRAMARPPLCDRPVVAVMVGQGDEMANWQRLAEQLGIVERVRWVGTVPKDELAVYYNLADVLVMPSVSRPADGLNVCVLDAMSCARPVVGSNVAGNPLAIVDGVTGLLVPEGDVDALAQALTRLVDDPDMRMRMGAAGRARIENELGWPHLARRYLAHFARLTSLDRRWQVPDHGR, encoded by the coding sequence ATGCACATTGGCGTTTTGACCCACAATTACCCCCGGTTTCCGGGTGATTTTAGCGGCATATTCGTCGAGGCGCTGTGCCAAGAGTGGGCGAGGCAAGGCCATCAGGTGACTGTCCTAGCCCCCTACGATCCGGCCTACCAGCGGCCACTGGATGGTCCGGTGCGACTGCACTTGTATCGCTATGTCTGGCCGGATCGGCTGCACCGCCTGGGGTACATGCGCACCATGCGCTCTGACCTAGCGCTGCGGTTGGAAGCTTATCTGCTTAGCCCAGCGCTATTCGCAGCGGGCATCGCCGTCGTGTCGTGTTGGGCTCGCCGCGAACGGCCGGACGTGTTGCACGCGCATTGGGTGTTGCCCAACGGTTTCATCGGCGCAATGGTGGGTCGCTGGCTGGGTATCCCGCTAGTGGTTTCAATTCCTGGCTCTGACGCGCGGGTGGCGGGGCAGAATCCTTGGTTTCGGGCGATGGCCCGCCTTGCCTTCCGGCAGGCGGCTTTGCTCACGGCCAATAGTGTCGAACTGCGCGACGCTGCGATTGCGCTAGGCGCCGATCCAGGCAAGTTTGACCTGATCCTCTACGGCACCGATCCCGAGGTGCTACGCCCAAGCCTGGCCGGCGTAGCCGAGCTGCGTGCCCGTCTGGACATTCCTGGTCAGGCGGTGGTATTGTTGGCCGTGGGGCGTATGGTGCCCAAGAAGGGATTTGACGTGCTGTTGCGGGCGATGGCGCGGCCGCCATTGTGTGATCGTCCGGTGGTCGCTGTAATGGTGGGTCAGGGCGATGAAATGGCGAACTGGCAACGGCTAGCGGAGCAGCTGGGCATCGTCGAGCGCGTGCGTTGGGTGGGAACGGTGCCCAAGGACGAGCTTGCCGTCTATTACAACCTGGCCGATGTGTTAGTCATGCCGTCGGTAAGTAGGCCGGCCGACGGGTTGAACGTCTGCGTCCTCGACGCCATGAGCTGCGCGCGCCCGGTAGTGGGATCGAATGTGGCTGGCAACCCGCTAGCTATCGTGGATGGGGTGACGGGCCTGCTCGTACCGGAGGGGGATGTGGACGCGCTGGCACAGGCTCTGACCCGACTGGTGGATGATCCAGATATGCGGATGCGCATGGGAGCGGCAGGACGAGCGCGCATCGAGAACGAACTAGGATGGCCGCATCTAGCGCGCCGATACCTGGCACACTTTGCCCGATTGACTTCGCTGGATAGGCGATGGCAGGTGCCTGATCATGGACGATAG
- a CDS encoding glycosyltransferase family 2 protein, with amino-acid sequence MWRDVSLVGKSSPDRPQVTVLIPARNEALTIDQVVEKTERTLRHLGITGELIVVDDGSTDGTGEKLRALQSNHPFLRVISHRRGLGLTAALRAGFRAAQGEVIIFLPADLESDPETDIPLLLGKLDEGYDVVAGWRQGRRDGKVIASAIYNWTCRWLFGVQAHDMNWIKAFRREVIEALPPLRSDWHRFLLMIAAHQGFRVGEVQTPYRPRPAGRSKFGIGRIPISLLDVLVVWFLLTFSRAPMRFFGGLGLGALVASGLIYLYLAYLWLAFETQKRPIFWLAGGLAISGLLLILIGFVAELIVNQEEHIASLEEALLQSDRLEQKR; translated from the coding sequence ATGTGGCGGGATGTCTCTCTAGTAGGGAAGAGCTCGCCGGATCGGCCACAAGTGACCGTGTTGATCCCCGCCCGCAACGAGGCGCTTACTATTGACCAGGTGGTCGAGAAGACGGAGCGAACCCTGCGGCATTTGGGCATCACCGGCGAGCTTATTGTGGTGGACGACGGCTCAACGGATGGCACCGGCGAGAAGTTAAGGGCATTACAAAGTAACCACCCGTTTCTACGCGTGATCTCGCACCGGCGGGGCTTGGGGCTGACGGCAGCCTTACGTGCCGGCTTCCGAGCCGCACAGGGGGAGGTGATCATCTTCCTGCCCGCCGATTTGGAATCCGATCCGGAGACTGATATCCCTCTCCTGCTTGGCAAACTCGACGAGGGGTACGATGTGGTCGCCGGCTGGCGTCAGGGCCGGCGCGATGGAAAGGTGATAGCCTCGGCTATCTACAACTGGACATGCCGCTGGTTGTTCGGCGTGCAGGCCCACGATATGAACTGGATCAAAGCGTTTCGGCGGGAGGTGATCGAGGCGTTACCGCCGTTGAGGTCTGACTGGCATCGGTTTCTCTTAATGATCGCAGCTCACCAGGGATTTCGCGTGGGCGAGGTGCAGACCCCTTATCGTCCACGGCCAGCCGGGCGGTCCAAGTTCGGCATCGGGCGGATCCCTATTTCGCTGCTCGACGTGCTAGTGGTCTGGTTCTTGCTCACCTTCTCGCGGGCGCCCATGCGTTTCTTCGGTGGCTTGGGGCTTGGCGCGCTGGTCGCCAGTGGGCTAATCTACCTCTACCTAGCTTACTTGTGGCTTGCGTTTGAGACCCAAAAGCGCCCCATCTTCTGGCTGGCCGGCGGCCTAGCCATCTCCGGCCTCTTGCTGATTCTGATTGGCTTCGTGGCCGAGCTGATCGTCAATCAGGAGGAGCACATCGCTAGCCTGGAAGAGGCGCTCTTGCAGTCAGATCGGCTCGAACAAAAGAGATAG
- a CDS encoding DegT/DnrJ/EryC1/StrS family aminotransferase has product MAIPLVDLKAQYRSIQDEIDAAIRRVVESTAFILGPEVNAFEEAFASYCEANYAVGVDSGTAALFLALKACGIGPGDEVITTPFTFMSTAEAISQAGARPVFVDIDPITYNLSPERIEAAITSRTRAIIPVHLYGQPAEMDEIRAIARAHRLWVIEDAAQAHGARYKGRRVGSLSDIACFSFYPSKNLGAYGDAGAVVTNDADLAARVRSLRDHGRSSKYLHNELGWGLRLDALQAAILRAKLPHLDAWNAARRERACRYAELLAGTVVVVPTALPYVEHVYHCYVVRIPRRDEVAQALQARGIGVGIHYPVPLHLQPAYRSLGYAKGTFPISEQYSQEVLSLPMYPELTEQQQQEVVMAIRGMVGSAQVFTRVQG; this is encoded by the coding sequence ATGGCAATCCCGCTTGTTGACCTGAAAGCTCAGTACCGATCCATCCAGGACGAGATCGACGCGGCAATTCGTCGCGTTGTCGAGTCCACCGCGTTCATCCTAGGGCCGGAAGTGAATGCCTTTGAGGAGGCATTCGCATCCTACTGCGAGGCAAACTACGCAGTGGGGGTAGACTCAGGGACTGCTGCCCTTTTCCTAGCGCTGAAAGCCTGCGGCATCGGCCCAGGGGATGAGGTCATTACTACTCCCTTCACGTTCATGTCCACAGCGGAGGCCATCTCTCAGGCAGGGGCACGGCCAGTATTTGTGGACATTGACCCGATCACGTACAACTTAAGCCCGGAACGGATCGAGGCTGCCATCACGTCGCGCACGCGGGCGATCATCCCGGTGCATCTCTATGGCCAGCCGGCCGAGATGGATGAGATCCGAGCCATCGCTCGGGCACATCGCCTATGGGTGATCGAAGACGCAGCGCAGGCCCATGGCGCACGCTATAAGGGGCGGCGCGTCGGCAGTCTGAGCGATATCGCCTGCTTCAGCTTTTATCCCAGCAAGAACTTGGGGGCTTATGGCGATGCAGGGGCTGTGGTGACTAACGACGCCGATTTAGCGGCTCGCGTCCGCTCGCTGCGCGACCACGGCCGTTCCAGCAAGTATCTTCACAATGAGCTAGGGTGGGGACTTCGCTTGGACGCGCTACAAGCGGCGATCCTGAGGGCTAAGCTGCCACACTTGGATGCCTGGAATGCCGCCCGCCGCGAGCGAGCCTGTCGCTACGCAGAGCTGCTAGCCGGCACGGTGGTTGTCGTTCCCACGGCGTTGCCCTACGTAGAGCATGTCTACCATTGCTATGTGGTGCGCATACCGCGCCGCGATGAAGTGGCACAGGCGCTGCAGGCGCGTGGCATCGGCGTAGGCATTCATTACCCGGTTCCGCTGCATTTGCAGCCGGCCTATAGGAGCCTAGGATATGCCAAGGGGACGTTCCCTATTAGCGAGCAGTATAGCCAGGAGGTCCTCTCGCTGCCGATGTATCCGGAGCTGACCGAACAGCAGCAACAAGAGGTGGTCATGGCTATCCGAGGAATGGTGGGCTCAGCCCAAGTCTTTACGAGAGTGCAAGGGTAG
- a CDS encoding ATP-binding protein produces the protein MHNPYIVGNYVIGRHHYGRHRLIDHLLNSPDDAVWVVGNRRMGKTSLLRQIEFLTSAQGGPYVPIFWDMQGCETGADLARELYYAFEDAAGRLSALGIDVSSLEYAEVRDLLRIVQRAAQSQGRKILLLIDEAEALINVGRRDAQELQRLRKALQAGQSLRVIMTSTKALTEVNDLADEWATSPFLFGFGLRNLWELDWQSSQALIRQTQSDLPVSASDEVVEAICEHTNRHPYLMQVLCQRLWQEDNSLRMPTEADLAVDDMLASFCMIDFRYLAPTERRILLAVSERGLVHEADLSALVDQPPATVKAFVYGLVRLGYLRQVYGQLAVGNQFLGNWLREHYAELVTETQSKITDRSTKELVLRGRRQELAYLQEQLRIQQDNLRELERQRSQFGLRVPLDLINEINITRREIERLRWEIEPLLEAETLDRQNTGTTTGTGDASSPHTPLEE, from the coding sequence GTGCATAATCCTTATATTGTGGGGAACTATGTGATCGGCCGACACCATTACGGTCGCCATCGGCTGATTGATCACCTGCTCAATAGCCCAGATGATGCCGTGTGGGTCGTGGGGAACCGGCGTATGGGGAAGACCTCACTGCTGCGCCAGATCGAGTTTCTGACCTCGGCCCAGGGAGGGCCATATGTGCCGATCTTCTGGGACATGCAGGGATGTGAGACTGGCGCGGACCTAGCGCGCGAGCTATATTACGCTTTTGAGGATGCCGCCGGGCGACTGAGCGCGCTAGGGATAGACGTATCCAGCCTGGAATACGCCGAGGTGCGTGATCTGTTGCGCATCGTCCAGCGGGCTGCTCAAAGCCAAGGCCGCAAGATCTTGCTGCTGATAGACGAGGCGGAAGCGCTTATCAACGTGGGCCGGCGCGACGCCCAAGAGCTCCAGCGGCTGCGTAAGGCGCTGCAGGCTGGCCAGAGCCTGCGGGTGATCATGACCAGCACCAAAGCGCTCACCGAGGTGAATGATCTGGCCGATGAATGGGCGACTTCACCGTTTCTGTTCGGGTTTGGGCTGCGTAACTTGTGGGAATTAGACTGGCAGTCATCACAGGCTTTGATCCGCCAAACCCAGAGCGATCTGCCCGTCTCGGCCAGCGACGAGGTGGTGGAAGCCATATGCGAGCACACCAATCGTCACCCGTACTTGATGCAGGTGCTATGTCAGCGCCTGTGGCAGGAGGATAATTCGCTCCGTATGCCCACCGAGGCAGACCTCGCGGTGGATGATATGCTGGCCAGCTTTTGCATGATTGACTTCCGCTATCTTGCGCCGACGGAACGCCGCATCCTTTTGGCGGTATCGGAGCGCGGCCTTGTGCACGAGGCCGATCTCTCTGCCCTTGTGGATCAGCCGCCAGCCACGGTGAAAGCCTTCGTCTATGGCCTAGTCAGGCTGGGATATCTGCGCCAGGTTTACGGGCAACTGGCCGTCGGCAATCAGTTTTTGGGCAATTGGCTGCGAGAACACTACGCTGAGCTGGTCACCGAAACTCAAAGCAAGATCACAGACCGTAGCACGAAGGAGCTGGTGTTACGCGGCCGCCGACAGGAGCTGGCTTATCTACAGGAGCAGTTGCGTATCCAACAGGACAATCTACGCGAGCTCGAACGACAAAGGAGCCAGTTCGGACTGCGCGTTCCGCTGGATCTGATTAACGAGATCAACATCACGCGCCGCGAGATCGAGCGGCTACGCTGGGAGATCGAGCCGCTGTTGGAGGCGGAAACGCTCGATCGCCAAAATACGGGTACGACCACAGGGACAGGGGATGCTTCGTCTCCGCATACTCCTCTCGAAGAGTAG